One part of the Clostridium thermosuccinogenes genome encodes these proteins:
- a CDS encoding ABC transporter permease: MLWLNEVLLYHQDQKIIYKEGEKMAAKRDLRKNNFFMNLAKNKTLLFMLMPAVIYYFIFSYIPMIGSVVAFKRYNYTDGLFGSPWTGFDNFKFLFANGKIFKVALNTIAYNIAFIIVNQILQIASAIFLSEINSKSFKKVSQSVMFFPYFISWVIVGGFMYNFFNYDFGSLNTLLKSIGFKPVDIYSNAGIWKYIIIAINAWKNVGYGTVVYLASITGIDKELYESAEIDGAGKFAKTFFITLPLMVPQIVILILLSIGNIFRGDFDMFYQVTGNNPLLYDSTDVIDTFVVRSLLQIQDIGMSSAAGLAQSIVCFVILIVANTLVRKYQENYALF, translated from the coding sequence ATGTTATGGCTAAATGAAGTATTATTATATCATCAAGATCAGAAAATTATATACAAAGAAGGAGAAAAAATGGCTGCTAAAAGAGATTTACGCAAAAACAACTTTTTTATGAATTTAGCAAAAAACAAAACATTGCTTTTCATGCTCATGCCTGCCGTAATATATTATTTTATATTTTCCTATATACCAATGATCGGATCAGTAGTGGCATTTAAGCGATATAATTATACCGATGGATTATTCGGAAGTCCATGGACAGGGTTTGATAATTTTAAATTTCTTTTCGCTAACGGAAAAATATTCAAAGTTGCGCTCAATACAATTGCTTATAATATAGCATTTATAATTGTCAATCAGATTTTACAGATAGCTTCTGCTATTTTTTTGTCTGAGATAAATTCAAAAAGCTTTAAAAAGGTTTCACAGTCGGTAATGTTTTTTCCGTATTTCATCTCATGGGTTATTGTTGGTGGATTTATGTATAATTTTTTTAATTATGATTTTGGGTCACTGAATACATTATTAAAATCCATTGGGTTCAAACCGGTAGATATATATAGCAATGCTGGTATATGGAAATATATTATTATAGCAATAAATGCATGGAAAAATGTGGGATACGGAACTGTTGTTTATCTGGCCTCAATAACAGGCATTGATAAAGAATTATATGAGTCTGCAGAAATTGATGGAGCCGGGAAATTTGCAAAGACATTCTTCATTACATTACCATTAATGGTACCTCAAATTGTAATCTTAATTCTACTGAGCATTGGTAATATTTTCAGAGGCGATTTTGACATGTTTTATCAGGTGACAGGAAATAATCCGCTGCTATATGATTCCACAGATGTAATTGATACCTTTGTGGTAAGATCGCTTCTCCAGATTCAGGACATAGGTATGTCTTCGGCTGCCGGTCTTGCCCAATCGATTGTATGTTTTGTAATATTGATAGTTGCCAATACTCTGGTAAGAAAATATCAGGAGAATTATGCCCTGTTTTGA